The following are encoded together in the Balaenoptera acutorostrata chromosome 9, mBalAcu1.1, whole genome shotgun sequence genome:
- the NLRX1 gene encoding NLR family member X1 isoform X1 has protein sequence MRWGCHLPRASWGPGLGRVLQPADERIPFLIHWSWPLKGERPLGPPRAFIRHHGSSAGSGPPSGRHGQLFQGIAAAEAIQRHRQNLAEWFSRLPREERQFGPTFALDTVHVDPVIRESSPDELLRPLAELALEHQPPSAGLPPLALSQLFDPDASGRRVQTVVLYGTVGTGKSTLVRKMVLDWCHGRLPAFKLLIPFSCEDLSSLGPAPASLCQLVAQRYTALKETLPLMAAAGSRLLFVFHGLEHLNLDFRLVGTGLCSDPEESEAPAAIIVNLLRKYMLPEASILVTTRPSAIGRIPSKYVGRYGKICGFSDTNLQKLYFQLRLNQPDCRHGAGGVSATPAQRDHLVQMLSRNLEGHHQIAAACFLPSYCWLVCATLHFLHAPTPAGQTLTSIYTSFLHLNFSGEMLDSTDPSKLSLMAYAARTMGKLAYEGVSSRKTYFSEEDVRGCLEAGIQTEEEFQLLHVFRRDALRFFLAPCVEPGHLGTFVFTVPAMQEYLAALYIVLGLRKTTLQRVGKEVAELVGRVGEDISLVLGIMAKLLPLRALPLLFNLLKVVPRVFWRVVGKSREAVAQAMVLEMFREEDYYNDDVLDQMGASILGVEGPRCHPDEPTEDEVFELFPIFMGGLLSAHNRVVLAQLGCPIKTLDALENAQAIKRKLGKLGRQVLPPSELLDHLFFHYEFQNQRFSAEVLGSLRQLNLAGVRMTPLKCTVVAAVLGSGRHALDEVNLASCQLDPAGLRTLRPVFLRAQKLGLQLNSLGPEACRDLRDLLLHDQCQVTTLRLSNNPLTAAGVALLVEGLAGNTSLKHLSLLHTGLGDEGLELLAAQLDRNQQLQELNVAYNGAGDTAALALAKAAREHPSLELLHLYFNELSSECRQALRDLGSTTEGSAQVVVSLTEGTAVSEYWSVILGEVQRNLNSWDRGRVRRHLELLLRDLEDNRGGTLNPWRKAQLLRVEGEVRALLEQLGGPGS, from the exons AAGCTATCCAACGGCACCGCCAGAACCTGGCCGAGTGGTTCAGCCGGCTGCCTAGGGAAGAGCGCCAGTTCGGCCCAACCTTTGCACTAGACACGGTGCATGTAGACCCTGTGATCCGCGAGAGCAGCCCTGATGAGCTGCTTCGCCCACTGGCTGAGCTGGCCCTGGAGCATCAGCCGCCCTCTGCTGGGCTCCCTCCACTGGCCCTGTCTCAGCTCTTTGACCCAGATGCCAGTGGGCGCCGGGTGCAGACGGTGGTGCTCTACGGGACAGTGGGCACAGGCAAGAGCACGCTGGTGCGCAAGATGGTCCTGGACTGGTGTCACGGGCGGCTGCCAGCCTTCAAGCTGCTCATCCCCTTCTCCTGCGAGGACCTGTCATCCCTGGGCCCTGCGCCGGCCTCCTTGTGCCAACTTGTGGCCCAGCGCTACACAGCCCTGAAGGAGACTCTGCCTCTGATGGCCGCTGCCGGTTCCCGCCTGCTCTTTGTGTTCCACGGCTTGGAGCACCTCAACCTTGATTTCCGGTTGGTGGGCACAGGGCTTTGCAGTGACCCGGAGGAGTCAGAGGCGCCAGCTGCCATCATCGTCAACCTGCTACGCAAATACATGTTGCCCGAG GCCAGCATTCTGGTGACCACCCGGCCCTCTGCCATCGGCCGCATCCCCAGCAAGTATGTGGGCCGCTATGGCAAGATCTGTGGCTTCTCTGATACCAACCTACAGAAGCTCTACTTCCAGCTCCGCCTCAACCAGCCAGACTGCAGGCACGGAGCTGGGGGGGTCTCAGCCACGCCGGCTCAGCGTGACCACCTGGTGCAGATGCTCTCCCGGAACCTGGAGGGGCACCACCAGATTGCTGCTGCCTGCTTCCTGCCCTCGTATTGCTGGCTTGTCTGTGCCACCCTGCACTTCCTGCACGCTCCCACACCAGCCGGCCAGACCCTCACGAGCATCTACACCAGCTTCCTGCATCTAAACTTCAGTGGGGAGATGCTGGACAGCACTGACCCCTCCAAGTTGTCCCTCATGGCCTATGCAGCCCGAACCATGGGCAAGTTGGCCTACGAGGGGGTGTCCTCCCGCAAGACATACTTCTCTGAAGAGGATGTCCGTGGCTGCCTGGAAGCTGGCATCCAGACGGAAGAGGAGTTTCAGCTGCTGCATGTGTTCCGCCGGGATGCCCTGAGGTTTTTTCTGGCCCCATGCGTGGAGCCAGGGCACCTGGGTACCTTCGTGTTCACTGTGCCCGCCATGCAGGAATACCTGGCTGCCCTCTACATTGTGCTGGGTTTGCGGAAGACGACTCTGCAGCGAGTGGGCAAGGAAGTGGCCGAGCTCGTGGGCCGTGTCGGGGAGGACATCAGCCTGGTCCTGGGCATCATGGCCAAACTGCTGCCCCTGCGGGCCCTGCCCCTGCTCTTCAACCTGCTCAAG gTGGTTCCACGTGTGTTCTGGCGTGTGGTAGGTAAGAGCCGCGAGGCAGTGGCCCAGGCCATGGTGCTGGAGATGTTCCGAGAGGAGGACTACTACAACGACGACGTCCTGGACCAGATGGGTGCCAGTATCCTGGGTGTGGAGGGCCCGCGGTGCCACCCGGACGAGCCCACAGAGGATGAGGTCTTTGAGCTTTTCCCCATATTCATGGGCGGCCTTCTCTCTGCCCATAACCGGGTAGTGCTGGCTCAGCTCGGCTGCCCCATCAAGACCCTGGATGCCCTGGAGAATGCCCAGGCCATCAAGAGGAAGCTGGGCAAGCTGGGCCGGCAGGTGCTGCCCCCCTCGGAGCTCCTTGACCACCTCTTCTTCCACTATGAGTTCCAGAATCAGCGCTTCTCCGCCGAGGTGCTCGGCTCCCTGCGCCAGCTCAACCTGGCGGGCGTGCGCATGACGCCCCTCAAGTGCACGGTGGTGGCAGCTGTACTGGGCAGCGGAAGGCATGCCCTGGACGAGGTGAACTTGGCCTCCTGCCAACTGGACCCTGCCGGGCTGCGCACGCTCAGGCCTGTCTTCCTGCGTGCCCAGAAGCTGGG CTTGCAACTCAACAGCCTGGGCCCCGAGGCCTGCAGGGACCTCCGAGACCTGCTGCTGCATGACCAGTGCCAAGTTACCACCCTGCG GCTGTCCAACAACCCGCTGACGGCGGCGGGTGTGGCCCTGCTGGTGGAGGGGCTGGCGGGAAACACCTCGCTGAAACACCTGTCTCTGCTGCACACGGGCCTTGGGGACGAGGGCCTGGAGCTGCTGGCTGCCCAGCTAGACCGTAACCAGCAGCTACAGGAGCTGAATGTGGCCTACAACGGCGCTGGCGACACAGCGGCCCTGGCCTTAGCCAAGGCTGCCCGGGAGCACCCTTCCCTGGAGCTGCTGCA CCTCTACTTCAACGAGCTGAGCTCAGAGTGCCGCCAGGCCCTGCGGGACCTGGGGAGCACCACTGAGGGCAGTGCCCAGGTCGTGGTGTCACTGACAGAGGGGACAGCAGTGTCTGAGTACTGGTCAGTGATCCTGGGTGAAGTCCAGCGGAACCTCAACAGCTGGGATCGGGGCCGGGTCCGGCGCCACCTGGAGCTTCTGCTGCGGGATCTGGAAGATAATCGAGGAGGCACCCTTAATCCTTGGCGCAAAGCCCAGCTGCTTCGAGTGGAGGGCGAGGTCAGGGCCCTCCTGGAGCAGCTGGGAGGCCCTGGAAGCTGA
- the NLRX1 gene encoding NLR family member X1 isoform X2, which translates to MRWGCHLPRASWGPGLGRVLQPAEAIQRHRQNLAEWFSRLPREERQFGPTFALDTVHVDPVIRESSPDELLRPLAELALEHQPPSAGLPPLALSQLFDPDASGRRVQTVVLYGTVGTGKSTLVRKMVLDWCHGRLPAFKLLIPFSCEDLSSLGPAPASLCQLVAQRYTALKETLPLMAAAGSRLLFVFHGLEHLNLDFRLVGTGLCSDPEESEAPAAIIVNLLRKYMLPEASILVTTRPSAIGRIPSKYVGRYGKICGFSDTNLQKLYFQLRLNQPDCRHGAGGVSATPAQRDHLVQMLSRNLEGHHQIAAACFLPSYCWLVCATLHFLHAPTPAGQTLTSIYTSFLHLNFSGEMLDSTDPSKLSLMAYAARTMGKLAYEGVSSRKTYFSEEDVRGCLEAGIQTEEEFQLLHVFRRDALRFFLAPCVEPGHLGTFVFTVPAMQEYLAALYIVLGLRKTTLQRVGKEVAELVGRVGEDISLVLGIMAKLLPLRALPLLFNLLKVVPRVFWRVVGKSREAVAQAMVLEMFREEDYYNDDVLDQMGASILGVEGPRCHPDEPTEDEVFELFPIFMGGLLSAHNRVVLAQLGCPIKTLDALENAQAIKRKLGKLGRQVLPPSELLDHLFFHYEFQNQRFSAEVLGSLRQLNLAGVRMTPLKCTVVAAVLGSGRHALDEVNLASCQLDPAGLRTLRPVFLRAQKLGLQLNSLGPEACRDLRDLLLHDQCQVTTLRLSNNPLTAAGVALLVEGLAGNTSLKHLSLLHTGLGDEGLELLAAQLDRNQQLQELNVAYNGAGDTAALALAKAAREHPSLELLHLYFNELSSECRQALRDLGSTTEGSAQVVVSLTEGTAVSEYWSVILGEVQRNLNSWDRGRVRRHLELLLRDLEDNRGGTLNPWRKAQLLRVEGEVRALLEQLGGPGS; encoded by the exons AAGCTATCCAACGGCACCGCCAGAACCTGGCCGAGTGGTTCAGCCGGCTGCCTAGGGAAGAGCGCCAGTTCGGCCCAACCTTTGCACTAGACACGGTGCATGTAGACCCTGTGATCCGCGAGAGCAGCCCTGATGAGCTGCTTCGCCCACTGGCTGAGCTGGCCCTGGAGCATCAGCCGCCCTCTGCTGGGCTCCCTCCACTGGCCCTGTCTCAGCTCTTTGACCCAGATGCCAGTGGGCGCCGGGTGCAGACGGTGGTGCTCTACGGGACAGTGGGCACAGGCAAGAGCACGCTGGTGCGCAAGATGGTCCTGGACTGGTGTCACGGGCGGCTGCCAGCCTTCAAGCTGCTCATCCCCTTCTCCTGCGAGGACCTGTCATCCCTGGGCCCTGCGCCGGCCTCCTTGTGCCAACTTGTGGCCCAGCGCTACACAGCCCTGAAGGAGACTCTGCCTCTGATGGCCGCTGCCGGTTCCCGCCTGCTCTTTGTGTTCCACGGCTTGGAGCACCTCAACCTTGATTTCCGGTTGGTGGGCACAGGGCTTTGCAGTGACCCGGAGGAGTCAGAGGCGCCAGCTGCCATCATCGTCAACCTGCTACGCAAATACATGTTGCCCGAG GCCAGCATTCTGGTGACCACCCGGCCCTCTGCCATCGGCCGCATCCCCAGCAAGTATGTGGGCCGCTATGGCAAGATCTGTGGCTTCTCTGATACCAACCTACAGAAGCTCTACTTCCAGCTCCGCCTCAACCAGCCAGACTGCAGGCACGGAGCTGGGGGGGTCTCAGCCACGCCGGCTCAGCGTGACCACCTGGTGCAGATGCTCTCCCGGAACCTGGAGGGGCACCACCAGATTGCTGCTGCCTGCTTCCTGCCCTCGTATTGCTGGCTTGTCTGTGCCACCCTGCACTTCCTGCACGCTCCCACACCAGCCGGCCAGACCCTCACGAGCATCTACACCAGCTTCCTGCATCTAAACTTCAGTGGGGAGATGCTGGACAGCACTGACCCCTCCAAGTTGTCCCTCATGGCCTATGCAGCCCGAACCATGGGCAAGTTGGCCTACGAGGGGGTGTCCTCCCGCAAGACATACTTCTCTGAAGAGGATGTCCGTGGCTGCCTGGAAGCTGGCATCCAGACGGAAGAGGAGTTTCAGCTGCTGCATGTGTTCCGCCGGGATGCCCTGAGGTTTTTTCTGGCCCCATGCGTGGAGCCAGGGCACCTGGGTACCTTCGTGTTCACTGTGCCCGCCATGCAGGAATACCTGGCTGCCCTCTACATTGTGCTGGGTTTGCGGAAGACGACTCTGCAGCGAGTGGGCAAGGAAGTGGCCGAGCTCGTGGGCCGTGTCGGGGAGGACATCAGCCTGGTCCTGGGCATCATGGCCAAACTGCTGCCCCTGCGGGCCCTGCCCCTGCTCTTCAACCTGCTCAAG gTGGTTCCACGTGTGTTCTGGCGTGTGGTAGGTAAGAGCCGCGAGGCAGTGGCCCAGGCCATGGTGCTGGAGATGTTCCGAGAGGAGGACTACTACAACGACGACGTCCTGGACCAGATGGGTGCCAGTATCCTGGGTGTGGAGGGCCCGCGGTGCCACCCGGACGAGCCCACAGAGGATGAGGTCTTTGAGCTTTTCCCCATATTCATGGGCGGCCTTCTCTCTGCCCATAACCGGGTAGTGCTGGCTCAGCTCGGCTGCCCCATCAAGACCCTGGATGCCCTGGAGAATGCCCAGGCCATCAAGAGGAAGCTGGGCAAGCTGGGCCGGCAGGTGCTGCCCCCCTCGGAGCTCCTTGACCACCTCTTCTTCCACTATGAGTTCCAGAATCAGCGCTTCTCCGCCGAGGTGCTCGGCTCCCTGCGCCAGCTCAACCTGGCGGGCGTGCGCATGACGCCCCTCAAGTGCACGGTGGTGGCAGCTGTACTGGGCAGCGGAAGGCATGCCCTGGACGAGGTGAACTTGGCCTCCTGCCAACTGGACCCTGCCGGGCTGCGCACGCTCAGGCCTGTCTTCCTGCGTGCCCAGAAGCTGGG CTTGCAACTCAACAGCCTGGGCCCCGAGGCCTGCAGGGACCTCCGAGACCTGCTGCTGCATGACCAGTGCCAAGTTACCACCCTGCG GCTGTCCAACAACCCGCTGACGGCGGCGGGTGTGGCCCTGCTGGTGGAGGGGCTGGCGGGAAACACCTCGCTGAAACACCTGTCTCTGCTGCACACGGGCCTTGGGGACGAGGGCCTGGAGCTGCTGGCTGCCCAGCTAGACCGTAACCAGCAGCTACAGGAGCTGAATGTGGCCTACAACGGCGCTGGCGACACAGCGGCCCTGGCCTTAGCCAAGGCTGCCCGGGAGCACCCTTCCCTGGAGCTGCTGCA CCTCTACTTCAACGAGCTGAGCTCAGAGTGCCGCCAGGCCCTGCGGGACCTGGGGAGCACCACTGAGGGCAGTGCCCAGGTCGTGGTGTCACTGACAGAGGGGACAGCAGTGTCTGAGTACTGGTCAGTGATCCTGGGTGAAGTCCAGCGGAACCTCAACAGCTGGGATCGGGGCCGGGTCCGGCGCCACCTGGAGCTTCTGCTGCGGGATCTGGAAGATAATCGAGGAGGCACCCTTAATCCTTGGCGCAAAGCCCAGCTGCTTCGAGTGGAGGGCGAGGTCAGGGCCCTCCTGGAGCAGCTGGGAGGCCCTGGAAGCTGA
- the NLRX1 gene encoding NLR family member X1 isoform X3, protein MVLDWCHGRLPAFKLLIPFSCEDLSSLGPAPASLCQLVAQRYTALKETLPLMAAAGSRLLFVFHGLEHLNLDFRLVGTGLCSDPEESEAPAAIIVNLLRKYMLPEASILVTTRPSAIGRIPSKYVGRYGKICGFSDTNLQKLYFQLRLNQPDCRHGAGGVSATPAQRDHLVQMLSRNLEGHHQIAAACFLPSYCWLVCATLHFLHAPTPAGQTLTSIYTSFLHLNFSGEMLDSTDPSKLSLMAYAARTMGKLAYEGVSSRKTYFSEEDVRGCLEAGIQTEEEFQLLHVFRRDALRFFLAPCVEPGHLGTFVFTVPAMQEYLAALYIVLGLRKTTLQRVGKEVAELVGRVGEDISLVLGIMAKLLPLRALPLLFNLLKVVPRVFWRVVGKSREAVAQAMVLEMFREEDYYNDDVLDQMGASILGVEGPRCHPDEPTEDEVFELFPIFMGGLLSAHNRVVLAQLGCPIKTLDALENAQAIKRKLGKLGRQVLPPSELLDHLFFHYEFQNQRFSAEVLGSLRQLNLAGVRMTPLKCTVVAAVLGSGRHALDEVNLASCQLDPAGLRTLRPVFLRAQKLGLQLNSLGPEACRDLRDLLLHDQCQVTTLRLSNNPLTAAGVALLVEGLAGNTSLKHLSLLHTGLGDEGLELLAAQLDRNQQLQELNVAYNGAGDTAALALAKAAREHPSLELLHLYFNELSSECRQALRDLGSTTEGSAQVVVSLTEGTAVSEYWSVILGEVQRNLNSWDRGRVRRHLELLLRDLEDNRGGTLNPWRKAQLLRVEGEVRALLEQLGGPGS, encoded by the exons ATGGTCCTGGACTGGTGTCACGGGCGGCTGCCAGCCTTCAAGCTGCTCATCCCCTTCTCCTGCGAGGACCTGTCATCCCTGGGCCCTGCGCCGGCCTCCTTGTGCCAACTTGTGGCCCAGCGCTACACAGCCCTGAAGGAGACTCTGCCTCTGATGGCCGCTGCCGGTTCCCGCCTGCTCTTTGTGTTCCACGGCTTGGAGCACCTCAACCTTGATTTCCGGTTGGTGGGCACAGGGCTTTGCAGTGACCCGGAGGAGTCAGAGGCGCCAGCTGCCATCATCGTCAACCTGCTACGCAAATACATGTTGCCCGAG GCCAGCATTCTGGTGACCACCCGGCCCTCTGCCATCGGCCGCATCCCCAGCAAGTATGTGGGCCGCTATGGCAAGATCTGTGGCTTCTCTGATACCAACCTACAGAAGCTCTACTTCCAGCTCCGCCTCAACCAGCCAGACTGCAGGCACGGAGCTGGGGGGGTCTCAGCCACGCCGGCTCAGCGTGACCACCTGGTGCAGATGCTCTCCCGGAACCTGGAGGGGCACCACCAGATTGCTGCTGCCTGCTTCCTGCCCTCGTATTGCTGGCTTGTCTGTGCCACCCTGCACTTCCTGCACGCTCCCACACCAGCCGGCCAGACCCTCACGAGCATCTACACCAGCTTCCTGCATCTAAACTTCAGTGGGGAGATGCTGGACAGCACTGACCCCTCCAAGTTGTCCCTCATGGCCTATGCAGCCCGAACCATGGGCAAGTTGGCCTACGAGGGGGTGTCCTCCCGCAAGACATACTTCTCTGAAGAGGATGTCCGTGGCTGCCTGGAAGCTGGCATCCAGACGGAAGAGGAGTTTCAGCTGCTGCATGTGTTCCGCCGGGATGCCCTGAGGTTTTTTCTGGCCCCATGCGTGGAGCCAGGGCACCTGGGTACCTTCGTGTTCACTGTGCCCGCCATGCAGGAATACCTGGCTGCCCTCTACATTGTGCTGGGTTTGCGGAAGACGACTCTGCAGCGAGTGGGCAAGGAAGTGGCCGAGCTCGTGGGCCGTGTCGGGGAGGACATCAGCCTGGTCCTGGGCATCATGGCCAAACTGCTGCCCCTGCGGGCCCTGCCCCTGCTCTTCAACCTGCTCAAG gTGGTTCCACGTGTGTTCTGGCGTGTGGTAGGTAAGAGCCGCGAGGCAGTGGCCCAGGCCATGGTGCTGGAGATGTTCCGAGAGGAGGACTACTACAACGACGACGTCCTGGACCAGATGGGTGCCAGTATCCTGGGTGTGGAGGGCCCGCGGTGCCACCCGGACGAGCCCACAGAGGATGAGGTCTTTGAGCTTTTCCCCATATTCATGGGCGGCCTTCTCTCTGCCCATAACCGGGTAGTGCTGGCTCAGCTCGGCTGCCCCATCAAGACCCTGGATGCCCTGGAGAATGCCCAGGCCATCAAGAGGAAGCTGGGCAAGCTGGGCCGGCAGGTGCTGCCCCCCTCGGAGCTCCTTGACCACCTCTTCTTCCACTATGAGTTCCAGAATCAGCGCTTCTCCGCCGAGGTGCTCGGCTCCCTGCGCCAGCTCAACCTGGCGGGCGTGCGCATGACGCCCCTCAAGTGCACGGTGGTGGCAGCTGTACTGGGCAGCGGAAGGCATGCCCTGGACGAGGTGAACTTGGCCTCCTGCCAACTGGACCCTGCCGGGCTGCGCACGCTCAGGCCTGTCTTCCTGCGTGCCCAGAAGCTGGG CTTGCAACTCAACAGCCTGGGCCCCGAGGCCTGCAGGGACCTCCGAGACCTGCTGCTGCATGACCAGTGCCAAGTTACCACCCTGCG GCTGTCCAACAACCCGCTGACGGCGGCGGGTGTGGCCCTGCTGGTGGAGGGGCTGGCGGGAAACACCTCGCTGAAACACCTGTCTCTGCTGCACACGGGCCTTGGGGACGAGGGCCTGGAGCTGCTGGCTGCCCAGCTAGACCGTAACCAGCAGCTACAGGAGCTGAATGTGGCCTACAACGGCGCTGGCGACACAGCGGCCCTGGCCTTAGCCAAGGCTGCCCGGGAGCACCCTTCCCTGGAGCTGCTGCA CCTCTACTTCAACGAGCTGAGCTCAGAGTGCCGCCAGGCCCTGCGGGACCTGGGGAGCACCACTGAGGGCAGTGCCCAGGTCGTGGTGTCACTGACAGAGGGGACAGCAGTGTCTGAGTACTGGTCAGTGATCCTGGGTGAAGTCCAGCGGAACCTCAACAGCTGGGATCGGGGCCGGGTCCGGCGCCACCTGGAGCTTCTGCTGCGGGATCTGGAAGATAATCGAGGAGGCACCCTTAATCCTTGGCGCAAAGCCCAGCTGCTTCGAGTGGAGGGCGAGGTCAGGGCCCTCCTGGAGCAGCTGGGAGGCCCTGGAAGCTGA